From Bradyrhizobium erythrophlei:
GGCTTGTTCAAAAAGAATTGCCGGTTGCCCAAGTCGGCTTCCGCATACCGGTCGATCGTGAGCATGATCGCCCGGACGTGCTCGAAAGAGTGCCCTTCCCGTGTCCCCCAGCCGTCAGACATCAGCCAGCGCCCTAATCCAGGGCGAGCTTTCAACCTGAAGATCGTACCACTTCAAATCCTTGGCCCTAGCCCATGAAACATTTGGAGAACGAAACGGCAGGCCGCCAGGTTTAGATGTGCCGCCACCCACCCGGACTGTGCGGTCCATCACACAAGAAGGAGGCGGTTAACCGGTCGTTAAGAAGTTGGTGAACAGTTTAGAGGTCCCCGCCGTCCAATTGGCAGGAGCATTCGAATGACCCGCGCCGAACGTCAAGAACTGGATCGAAAGCTACAGCAGGCTCGCAGGCTTGCGCTAGAGCCCACAGATCCGGTCACGAGAGAGCGACTAGCTCAGCTTATTGAAGAGTTGGAATCTCAACTGCAGGACCACCGCATGGTCGCCTAGCACCCCTCGGAGAAGTCTGGTATCCGATCTCAGCCAAAAATATTTTCGGCAGTCGTTTTCAGTGCCTGGTCGGTGCCTAAGAAATTAGGCGTCCGGCTAAACCATTGAAAAGACTCACGCGCTCGTAGCTCAGCTGGATAGAGCATCGGACTTCGAATCCGAGGGTCGGGAGTTCGAATCTCTCCGAGCGCGCCATTTCCCGATCGTATGATAGGGTGCGACCTCGCCTCCCATTGTAACGCGGCACACGCGCTTATGTCGCCGAATTCCCGCCGCGGTGTATAGACCCGGTACATGGAGCGCCCTCGACACCAAGCCGGGCTCGATCACCGGCCCAATCACGCGTTCATGTACCGTTGCTGCAATTTCGCGTCAAAAGAGGCAAGCAGCCGCGCCAGTGTTCAGCTTGTCGCGCTGGAACAGCATCAGCTCAAAGCCGTTCACCTGTTGAAGGGTCACACGTTGGGCTATCATTTCGGGATGGATTGCAGAACTACTGACGAGCTCATCGCCATGGCAGAGCACGACCGAAAGGTCAGTGACGAGCTGGCGGCGTCGGGAGCGCTGTACGAGGGCTATGATCCACGTATGGCCGCCGTTCACGAGAAGAATGCGCTGCGGCTCCGGGCGATCATGGCCCAGATCGGATGGCCGACGGAGCGCCTGGTCGGCAAACGAGCCGCGGACGCCGCCTGGCTGATCGCCCAGCACGCCATCGCGCACCCGGAATTTCAGCGCTCGTGCCTTAAGCTCCTTGCTGCGGCCGCGCACGAGCACTTGGTCCCAGCTTGGCAGCCGGCCATGCTGGAGGACAGGATCCGTGTGTTCGAAGGTAGGCCGCAGCTCTACGGCACCCAGCTTGAGCCCGACGCGCACGGCAACATGCGGCCCCACACGATCGAGGATCCGGACGGAGTGGACGAACGACGTCGCGCGGTAAGTCTCGAACCGCTCGCTGAAATACTTGCTCGTGCTAAACCGCAACCGCTGCCAGCCGACCGTAAACGGTTCGAGCACGACTATCACGAGTGGCTCATTGCGGTCGGTTGGCGCACACGCCCCCAGTCGTGGAGTAAGGGGCCAGCATGAGGCTTGCCCGAATACCCGTCCAGCAACAACCTCCATAGCCAGCCACTCATCGTCGACGTATTGGATCGTCGACGACCGATTGCGGTACAGGTGAGACCGTCCTTTTTTATGACAGCTATCTCATCGGCGGAAATCTGGGCCCCTCGGCTTCAATCCTCACGGCCGAACGCGTCACGGCTGCACAGTGTGGGATACGCCGGTCCGGCCGCGCGGCAAACTACTGGAAAAGGCCATACGTGCGACAAATTCGGCGATTCGGTCGTTGCCAGCGGACTGCTCACGAACTTACACGACACGCCGGCTGGATCGGACCAAGGTTATGACGGAGTAGTTCGAGCGCAGAGCCCGGGCGCAAGCGTGAAGTGGCTTGCCTTGACCATTAGCGACTTTGCGGTACGCTGCGCCAATCCGCCAAGTGGCTTTGTTCGACGGGAATTGCAAAGACATAGCCGACGCCGCGTTCGGTCTTGATGACACGTGGCGCCTTCGGGTCTGCTTCCAGTTTGCGCCGCAGCCGCAGCACCTGTACATCGATGCTGCGATCGAAGACGTCTTCGTCGTGAAGCCGGGTCGCCTGCAATAGATGCTCGCGCGAAAGCGGCCGCTCCGACGCATCGAGGAAGGCCAGCAGCAGAGCGTACTCGCCCTTGCTTAAGGCAACCAGCCGTTCCTGCGGATCGATCAGGCGCCGGCTGCGACGATCTAGCCGCCACCCGCCGAACTTGTATCCGCCCCGCTCCACCTCGCTGGTGCGCAATAACCCTCTGTTCACACGGCTCCGCCGCACGGCGCGAAACCGGGCATACAATTCGCGGATACCGAACGGCTTGGTGAGGTAGTCGTCGGCACCGAGTTCGAGTCCGACCACACAGTCAACTTCATCGCGGGAGCGACCTGACAGAAGAATGACCGGGACGTCCGAACTGGAACGAATTTCCCGGAGCAGATCGAGCCCATTGTCGTGGCCGAGGTGAAGGTCGAGAATGATCGCGCTTGTGTCCCCGCCAGCTAATTGACGGGCCACCCCCGACCGGCTCGTCGCCGAAACGGTCTGTATGCCGTACTGCCCGAAATAATCCGAGATCAGATGTCGGACCGCCGGATCGTCATCCACGACAAGGATATGGCTTGAGCTGCAGTCGGTGGCCACAATGCGGCTGGGCTCGACCTTGGTCAACATGTGATCCGGCGTCCGCATGGCTGCTGCGGACCGCGCAGAAGCAAAAATTGACACACGCGAAATCTCGGCGGTCGCCATGGCGGTACCTCACCCAACGGATAAATTCGGGAAATCTACGGCCAGGCAGTCGCGTGACGGAACGGTGGATCAGCGGAACTCCGCCATCGATGCAGGGCCGGCTGCGTCCCGCCCCGCTGCGGTCGACGCCAACAAGACTCTGTTAGCAGTCTAGACGATGAATGGATTGTAAGAATCGGCCATGCCCGGCGCCGCTTCCGTGCCGCGTAATCCCCACCGCAGTGTCGTACCGAAGAACTCGGCCGGCGTTCCGCCCACGATCGTGCCGAAATCATGGATCAAGTGCGCCTGATCGACAAAGCCGCAGGCATATGCGACATCCGCCCAACCTAGGCCGTTTTTCCGCGCGGCGACAACCTTTTCGATCCGTGCCAGTCGCGCATATTGTTTAGGGCTGGTGCCGAATGTCGCGCGAAAACCGCGTGACAGCTGCCGCTCGCTGAGATCCAATAGCGAGGCGAGTTTTCGTATGCGCAGGCCCGGATTGCGACGCAGCCACGAGGAAGCGCGGGAAAAAACCGGATCTTCGCGGTCCTGACCCAGATTCTGAAAGAGAAAACGTTCGACGCAGGCGATCCGTTCGCGGCTGCTGCCTGACTCCATCACCCTTTCCTCCAGCAGGGCGATATCGCGATCCCTGAAAATGTTGCGCAGTCCGATCTTGACGTTCATGAGCTCATGCATGGACGCCCGCGCCAGCCGGGAGGCCGCCTCGGGCTTGAGCCGGACGGTGATGACACCAAGCGGACCGCGAGGACTGATCGCAAAGCTTCCGCTCTGGGTCTGGGTCAGCACATGGCCGTAGTTTTTGTGATCGTAACTGTCGTCGCCAAGTTGCCATCTGCAATGCGTCAGCGTGCGGTATTGAACGACGAAATACGGCGCGGTGCTCGGCGGCACCTTGATCGTAAAGGCCGTCGCCGCATCGCTGTCCGGAATGTCCCAATCCCAGATTGCCTCGACGAGGTCGGCAACGGCGGCGGCGGGCCGGATGCTCCTCGAAAAGCCGTCGGGAACGATGTGTTCGCCGCCCGATTTGGGTGGCGGCTCCCGTTGCGGAAGCCAGAGAGGTGGTCCGGATACCACGAGGAAAGCTCCACTCTGCTGCAAGAGCCAGAACGGGCCGCCTAAGCCAGCGCGACGCCTCATTCGGTGTTAAGCGCACATTAGAAGTCGTCCGTGGCTTTTTCTGGCCACCATTATTACCGTTGAAACATCTCGCCACGAGGCAAGCGTTCGAAGAGACTACGGATGTCGTCCCATACCCCGTCCAACTGGGCAGCAAATATCATGACGGGAAACCTGCCAGCCGTTGAAGCGGTAGCACCCGGAAGCGGTAGCAGCCCGCTCCGCTGTTCAAAACGGCTTGACTATAGCCGTAAAGATATAGCCAACGCCGCGCTCTGTCTCGATTACACGTGGCGCATTCGGCTCGATCTCGAGCTTGCGTCGCAAACGCAAGACTTGGACATCGATGCTTCGGTCGAAAATGTCGTCGCGGACTCGCGTTGCTTGAAGAAGCATCTCCCGCGTGAGCGGCCGTTGTGGAGCTTTGAGAAACGCGAGCAGCAAGGCGTATTCGCTTTTGGTCAGCAAAACCGGCGCGCCGTCCGGATTGGCGAGGCGACGGGTGCGACGTTCAAGCGACCAGCCATTAAACCGGTACCCGCCCCTCTCCGGGTCGCGGGCTCGCGCTGCGCGGCCCGTTTCGTGCCGCCGTAAGACGGCGCGGACGCGCGCCAGCAACTCCCTGAGGCTGAACGGCTTCACCAAGTAGTCGTCCGCACCGAGTTCGAGACCCACCACGCGGTCCACCTCCTCACGGCTGTGGCCTGTCATGATGATGATAGGGACGTTTGAATGAGACCGGATCTCTTTCAAGACGTCCAGCCCGTCCTCTTGGCCGAGCCGCAGATCCAGAAGGATCAAGCTAGGATGTGCCTTTTCGAGGTGGCAGCTCAAGTCCTGCCGGCACGACACGGAAGCTGCCGGCACATTGTGTTCTTCCAAATAATTGGTGATCGTCTGCCGCACCATCGCGTCGTCATCGACTACAAGGATGTGGCCCACCTCGCCGGTGTCGCCGGGCATTCCTCCGCTCCTGGTTTCGATAGCTGACTGTTTGCCAGCCTAAGAACTCAGACAACCGAATGCAGCTTGAACAAACCTTTGGCTGTCCTTGGATCATGGGATTTGTCCGCAATTGGACTCAATTGTGGATTTCAAAATTCAGCCCATACCGCTTTGAGAGCATCGCGCCACCGCTGCGTAACGTCGGCGTCGAAGTCGCTAAATTCGGCGGCACTGCCTACGACAAGGCACCCGCGTTGCCTTCGAGGCCATGGTATCAGCTTTCCCGCCGGTCTTAAGTCCAAGACACGTTACGATCGTAACGAAGTTTTTCTGCACTGACACCGAGCCGCAACACGGCCCCCACATCTTCGGCAGCGGATGGCATAGAGTTTTGATATGGGACAGATCATCCGGAACCATGCCTACCCGACGATCGCATCACGGCCAACAGGATGATCGTCGTGCGCATCAACGAGAGCGTTTCGCCGTCGATCGAGACAAGTTCAGCGTCGTTGCCCCCACGGACGAACGTTACAGGATTGGGGCCAGGTGAGAAGTGACCCTTTTATCACGCCTATTCGTGTTGGTGGCTGTCGCGCTGCTGCCCGTGATCGCAATCCAAATGTACAATGAGTTCGACCTGCGCCGCGCGCGCCAGGTTGAAGTACAGGACCACGCGCTCAGCCTGGCCAAGCTCGCCGCGGCAGAACAGCAGCAGATCGTCCAGGGAATCCGTGAAGTCCTGATCGCGATGTCGGAGCTCCCGACGATAAAAACGAAGGACAGCCAAGCATGCGATGCTTACCTGGCTGCGTTGCAACAGCGATTTCCGGCGTTCGTTACCTTTCTCGTCGCCGAGTTGGATGGTCGATCCTTCTGTGACACGAACAGCGATCACAGGCCAATCAGCATCGCTGCGCGGCCCTACTTTGCCAACATCTTGAAGACGGGCACATTCACGGTCGGAGAATTCTCGGCAGGTCTGTCAACCGGTCGGAACGTCCTTCAGTTTGCGTTGCCGTTCTACGACGACAGTGGCCGCATGGGCGGTCTCATCGTAGCGGGTCTCAGCCTCGACTGGCTCGCTGACTACATTGCTCGAAAGGGCGTTCCGGAAGGAGCCGCGCTTGCCGTCACAGACCGCAACGGTATTTATCTCGCCCGCTACCCCTATAACGACCGGTTCGTCGGCACAAAGATGCCCGGTGGCAAATACCTGAAAATGGACGACCGCGGCGCGGTCGATATCCTAGACATCGACGGCGTGGAGCGGATCGAAGGCTACTCAGCCTTGCGGGCTGATCTCGGTGGGCTTGTTGTCAGCTTTGGCCTCAACAAGGCGCAGGCTTTCGCCGCGATTCAAGATCAGACGCAACGCGACATCCTCCTGATCGTCCTGGGCATCTCCCTGATGCTGGTCCTGACATCGTTGGGGGCCCGGCGGTTCATCCATCGCCCGCTTGGCCAATTGGTCGACGCCGCAAACCAATGGCGGCTCGGCGAATTCGCCCAACGTGTGAACATCCGGGATAAATCCGAAATCTCCCGGGTCGCCGACGCGTTCAACACCATGGCCGACGCATTGGAGCACCGCGAGCACGAATTGTCCGAGGCGAAGGAAAACGCCGAGGAAGCCGCGGCTCGGATCACGATGATCTTTGAGAGTACGACTGACAGCGTAATCATCGTCGATCGGGATTGGCGCATCAGCTATCTTAACGGACCTGCCTGGGTCGAAATCGCCGAAGGCCGCAATCTCATCGGCATTGACCTAGGGGAGGCCTTTCTCGAGGATCATTGCGCGCAAATTTTCAGTCAACTTCGGGAGGCCATGTCGGATCAACGGCCGGCCTCGTTCGAAGCGTTCTGCCGTCGCCGCGGTACCTGGTACGCGGTCAATGCGTTCCCCTCCAGCCAAGGCCTTGCGGTCTTCTTGCGAGACAACACCGAACACAAGCACGCCGTGGAGGCGCGCCGCTTGATCGAGGAGCAGTTCCACCAGAGCCAGAAGATGGAGTCCGTCGGCCAGCTCACCGGCGGCGTCGCGCACGACTTCAACAATCTGCTTACGGTTGTATCCGGAAACCTCGAACTCATCGAGGAAGCCGCGGATATTGGCAGGGTCCGTCAGTTCGCCACAGCCGCACGGCATGCCGTTGATCGGGGAGCCAAACTAACGGCGCAGCTTCTCGCCTTTTCCCGTCGGCAAAGACTGCACCCAAAACTGGTCAACGCGAACGAGCTGATTTCTGAATTCCAGGGAATCATCCGCCAAGCGGTCGGAGGGGGATGCGAAGTCAAGCTGCGGACCGATGAGCGACTGTGGCTGTGCCACGTCGATCCGCCGCTGCTGGAGACCGCTCTCCTCAACCTGGCCCTGAACGGGCGCGACGCCATGCCAGACGGCGGCGCACTTGAGATCGAGACGCGGAACGTCGTCCTGGATGAGGGAGCCGTGGCCGGGTGCTTGCCCGGATCGTATGTCAGGCTGTCCTTCAAGGACAGCGGCTGCGGGATGCCTCCTGAAGTACGGGATCGGGCTTTTGAGCCCTTCTTCACGACCAAGGAGGTCGGCAAGGGCACCGGACTCGGCCTCAGCATGGTCTATGGCTTTGTCCGACAATCCGGGGGCCATATTGCTATCGAAAGCGCGCCTGGAGCTGGGACCACGGTCGCTCTGTATCTGCCTAAAGCCACGCAAAAGCCTGATGCCGGGGTGGAAGCCATCCAACCGCAGGCCATCCCTGAGGGTTCGGAGCGAATCCTTGTGGTCGAGGACAATGAGGATATCCTGGAAGTCA
This genomic window contains:
- a CDS encoding response regulator; the encoded protein is MPGDTGEVGHILVVDDDAMVRQTITNYLEEHNVPAASVSCRQDLSCHLEKAHPSLILLDLRLGQEDGLDVLKEIRSHSNVPIIIMTGHSREEVDRVVGLELGADDYLVKPFSLRELLARVRAVLRRHETGRAARARDPERGGYRFNGWSLERRTRRLANPDGAPVLLTKSEYALLLAFLKAPQRPLTREMLLQATRVRDDIFDRSIDVQVLRLRRKLEIEPNAPRVIETERGVGYIFTAIVKPF
- a CDS encoding response regulator — protein: MLTKVEPSRIVATDCSSSHILVVDDDPAVRHLISDYFGQYGIQTVSATSRSGVARQLAGGDTSAIILDLHLGHDNGLDLLREIRSSSDVPVILLSGRSRDEVDCVVGLELGADDYLTKPFGIRELYARFRAVRRSRVNRGLLRTSEVERGGYKFGGWRLDRRSRRLIDPQERLVALSKGEYALLLAFLDASERPLSREHLLQATRLHDEDVFDRSIDVQVLRLRRKLEADPKAPRVIKTERGVGYVFAIPVEQSHLADWRSVPQSR
- a CDS encoding ATP-binding protein, which encodes MTLLSRLFVLVAVALLPVIAIQMYNEFDLRRARQVEVQDHALSLAKLAAAEQQQIVQGIREVLIAMSELPTIKTKDSQACDAYLAALQQRFPAFVTFLVAELDGRSFCDTNSDHRPISIAARPYFANILKTGTFTVGEFSAGLSTGRNVLQFALPFYDDSGRMGGLIVAGLSLDWLADYIARKGVPEGAALAVTDRNGIYLARYPYNDRFVGTKMPGGKYLKMDDRGAVDILDIDGVERIEGYSALRADLGGLVVSFGLNKAQAFAAIQDQTQRDILLIVLGISLMLVLTSLGARRFIHRPLGQLVDAANQWRLGEFAQRVNIRDKSEISRVADAFNTMADALEHREHELSEAKENAEEAAARITMIFESTTDSVIIVDRDWRISYLNGPAWVEIAEGRNLIGIDLGEAFLEDHCAQIFSQLREAMSDQRPASFEAFCRRRGTWYAVNAFPSSQGLAVFLRDNTEHKHAVEARRLIEEQFHQSQKMESVGQLTGGVAHDFNNLLTVVSGNLELIEEAADIGRVRQFATAARHAVDRGAKLTAQLLAFSRRQRLHPKLVNANELISEFQGIIRQAVGGGCEVKLRTDERLWLCHVDPPLLETALLNLALNGRDAMPDGGALEIETRNVVLDEGAVAGCLPGSYVRLSFKDSGCGMPPEVRDRAFEPFFTTKEVGKGTGLGLSMVYGFVRQSGGHIAIESAPGAGTTVALYLPKATQKPDAGVEAIQPQAIPEGSERILVVEDNEDILEVTSAMLTTLGYRALCAGNGAEAIQILESGQEFELLFSDVVMPNGMNGVELAREARRLRKDIKILLTSGYARDVLERHQAVDEFPIIDKPYRQADLARRLWSILHESQDPHVPSLPARTGTAI
- a CDS encoding helix-turn-helix domain-containing protein — its product is MVSGPPLWLPQREPPPKSGGEHIVPDGFSRSIRPAAAVADLVEAIWDWDIPDSDAATAFTIKVPPSTAPYFVVQYRTLTHCRWQLGDDSYDHKNYGHVLTQTQSGSFAISPRGPLGVITVRLKPEAASRLARASMHELMNVKIGLRNIFRDRDIALLEERVMESGSSRERIACVERFLFQNLGQDREDPVFSRASSWLRRNPGLRIRKLASLLDLSERQLSRGFRATFGTSPKQYARLARIEKVVAARKNGLGWADVAYACGFVDQAHLIHDFGTIVGGTPAEFFGTTLRWGLRGTEAAPGMADSYNPFIV
- a CDS encoding DUF6624 domain-containing protein, which translates into the protein MAEHDRKVSDELAASGALYEGYDPRMAAVHEKNALRLRAIMAQIGWPTERLVGKRAADAAWLIAQHAIAHPEFQRSCLKLLAAAAHEHLVPAWQPAMLEDRIRVFEGRPQLYGTQLEPDAHGNMRPHTIEDPDGVDERRRAVSLEPLAEILARAKPQPLPADRKRFEHDYHEWLIAVGWRTRPQSWSKGPA